One segment of Anopheles stephensi strain Indian chromosome 3, UCI_ANSTEP_V1.0, whole genome shotgun sequence DNA contains the following:
- the LOC118513486 gene encoding uncharacterized protein LOC118513486 isoform X2 — MNSSQSSVQEENASCAMQAPRRRKTTSNEDRERLVTAYENGGTAATISEMFNLKKPTVHGIIKKYQTQWQIEAKKRGGNRSKLLSQQAVNDVRNWVDEDCTVTLKALAEKVFEQHGVRVSSTTTAREIKGFNYSLKMVKLLPEGRNTPTTVEDRKHYATQFYEIARGIPDNGLIYLDEVGFNVRMRTLKGRSQRGTPATITVPQLRTRNISIICAMHRYGVLLYTTHTRSVNRERFIQFIEELKQTLRSKNINSSYFIMDNVAFHKTPAPVEEFCEAKQSFK; from the exons ATGAATTCCAGCCAAAGCTCTGTACAAGAGGAAAATGCAAGCTGCGCTATGCAAGCACCTCGCCGCCGAAAAACTACCAGCAACGAAGATAGAGAGCGCTTGGTAACGGCGTATGAAAACGGAGGCACTGCAGCTACGATTAgcgaaatgtttaatttgaaaaaaccgACTGTCCATGGCATCatcaaaaaataccaaacccaATGGCAAATCGAGGCAAAGAAGCGTGGTGGCAACAGATCTAAACTATTGTCGCAGCAAGCCGTAAATGATGTTCGGAACTGGGTCGACGAGGACTGCACGGTGACGCTTAAAGCACTCGCAGAGAAAGTGTTCGAACAACACGGTGTTCGAGTTTCGTCCACAACCACAGCGAGGGAAATAAAAGGATTCAACTACTCTCTGAAGATGGTCAAACTGTTACCGGAGGGACGCAACACACCAACGACTGTCGAAGACAGGAAACATTACGCTACACAATTTTATGAAATTGCGCGCGGAATTCCGGATAATGGTTTAATCTATTTAGACGAAGTAGGATTTAACGTCCGTATGCGTACGCTAAAAGGACGATCGCAGAGAGGAACACCGGCCACCATCACCGTTCCACAGTTAAGGACTAGGAACATCTCCATCATTTGTGCTATGCATCGGTACGGCGTGCTGctttacaccacacacactcgatccGTAAACCGTGAACGGTTTATACAGTTTATTGAAGAACTAAAGCAAACCCTGCGATCGAAGAACATTAACAGCAGCTACTTTATAATGGATAATGTAGCTTTCCACAAAACACCCGCA CCAGTGGAAGAATTTTGTGAGGCGaagcaatccttcaaatga
- the LOC118513486 gene encoding uncharacterized protein LOC118513486 isoform X1 has protein sequence MNSSQSSVQEENASCAMQAPRRRKTTSNEDRERLVTAYENGGTAATISEMFNLKKPTVHGIIKKYQTQWQIEAKKRGGNRSKLLSQQAVNDVRNWVDEDCTVTLKALAEKVFEQHGVRVSSTTTAREIKGFNYSLKMVKLLPEGRNTPTTVEDRKHYATQFYEIARGIPDNGLIYLDEVGFNVRMRTLKGRSQRGTPATITVPQLRTRNISIICAMHRYGVLLYTTHTRSVNRERFIQFIEELKQTLRSKNINSSYFIMDNVAFHKTPAVRVAIGNDSDKPLYLPPYSPFLNPIENLYSQWKNFVRRSNPSNENQLMQAIRNGSRLITAQDCDGYISKMWQYMTH, from the coding sequence ATGAATTCCAGCCAAAGCTCTGTACAAGAGGAAAATGCAAGCTGCGCTATGCAAGCACCTCGCCGCCGAAAAACTACCAGCAACGAAGATAGAGAGCGCTTGGTAACGGCGTATGAAAACGGAGGCACTGCAGCTACGATTAgcgaaatgtttaatttgaaaaaaccgACTGTCCATGGCATCatcaaaaaataccaaacccaATGGCAAATCGAGGCAAAGAAGCGTGGTGGCAACAGATCTAAACTATTGTCGCAGCAAGCCGTAAATGATGTTCGGAACTGGGTCGACGAGGACTGCACGGTGACGCTTAAAGCACTCGCAGAGAAAGTGTTCGAACAACACGGTGTTCGAGTTTCGTCCACAACCACAGCGAGGGAAATAAAAGGATTCAACTACTCTCTGAAGATGGTCAAACTGTTACCGGAGGGACGCAACACACCAACGACTGTCGAAGACAGGAAACATTACGCTACACAATTTTATGAAATTGCGCGCGGAATTCCGGATAATGGTTTAATCTATTTAGACGAAGTAGGATTTAACGTCCGTATGCGTACGCTAAAAGGACGATCGCAGAGAGGAACACCGGCCACCATCACCGTTCCACAGTTAAGGACTAGGAACATCTCCATCATTTGTGCTATGCATCGGTACGGCGTGCTGctttacaccacacacactcgatccGTAAACCGTGAACGGTTTATACAGTTTATTGAAGAACTAAAGCAAACCCTGCGATCGAAGAACATTAACAGCAGCTACTTTATAATGGATAATGTAGCTTTCCACAAAACACCCGCAGTAAGAGTTGCAATCGGAAATGATAGCGACAAACCTTTATATCTACCACCCTACTCACCATTCCTTAATCCTATTGAAAATCTTTACAGCCAGTGGAAGAATTTTGTGAGGCGaagcaatccttcaaatgagAATCAATTGATGCAAGCGATTCGGAATGGATCCAGGCTAATAACCGCACAGGATTGCGATGGCTACATTTCGAAAATGTGGCAATACATGACACATTGA